In Gemmata obscuriglobus, a single genomic region encodes these proteins:
- a CDS encoding DNA polymerase I (PolI) produces MAARAADDPTPRPENVEPAPVVSERPAPFPTADAAGVREIADALQGWAGPVAVDTETTGLDPARDRVRLIQVAAGQDVALIDVFAFADPVADLRPLFAALADKEQVGHNLQFDLRFLAPFEFVPGKVFDTILASRVRHAGDRAESNGRFRHGLGDAAARELGRSLDKSEQTPTGPGRSPPHNSGTPRPTPRCCYRSQARSGKS; encoded by the coding sequence GTGGCGGCCCGCGCTGCGGACGACCCGACCCCGCGACCGGAGAATGTTGAACCGGCGCCGGTTGTGTCGGAACGTCCGGCTCCGTTCCCGACGGCCGACGCGGCCGGGGTCCGGGAAATCGCGGACGCGCTCCAGGGTTGGGCCGGGCCGGTCGCGGTGGACACCGAGACCACCGGACTGGACCCGGCCCGGGACCGGGTGCGGTTGATTCAGGTGGCGGCTGGCCAGGACGTGGCGCTGATCGACGTGTTCGCGTTCGCCGACCCGGTCGCGGATCTGCGGCCGCTGTTCGCGGCGCTGGCGGACAAGGAGCAGGTCGGACACAACCTGCAGTTCGACTTGCGGTTTCTGGCCCCGTTCGAGTTCGTGCCGGGAAAGGTGTTCGACACCATCCTGGCGTCCCGCGTGCGGCACGCCGGTGACCGCGCGGAGAGCAACGGCCGCTTCCGCCACGGGCTTGGTGACGCGGCCGCGCGCGAACTGGGGCGGTCGCTCGACAAGAGTGAGCAGACCCCGACTGGTCCGGGCCGCTCTCCCCCGCACAACTCGGGTACGCCGCGGCCGACACCGAGGTGCTGCTACCGCTCGCAAGCGCGCTCCGGGAAAAGTTAG
- a CDS encoding ECF-type sigma factor has protein sequence MSEVTQLLSAAAAGDRQATAELLPLVYEELRQLAAARLAREAPGQTLQPTALVHEAFLRLVGGEGLGWEGRGHFFAAAGEAMRRILVEAARRKESLKRGGDHTRRDLDPDAVTVPELKEDLLALNEALDRFAGIDPEAAKLVHLRYFAGLSLAECAAAMGVSPRTADRLWAYARAWLRDAVGPEA, from the coding sequence ATGTCCGAAGTTACACAGTTGCTCAGCGCCGCGGCTGCCGGCGACCGGCAGGCCACTGCGGAACTGCTGCCGCTCGTCTACGAGGAACTGCGCCAACTCGCCGCCGCCCGCCTCGCGCGCGAGGCGCCCGGACAAACGCTCCAGCCGACGGCACTAGTCCATGAAGCGTTCTTGCGCCTCGTCGGCGGAGAGGGCCTCGGGTGGGAGGGGCGCGGCCACTTCTTCGCCGCTGCCGGCGAGGCCATGCGCCGCATCCTCGTCGAGGCGGCCCGGCGCAAGGAGAGCCTCAAGCGGGGCGGCGACCACACCCGCCGTGACCTCGACCCGGACGCGGTCACGGTGCCCGAGCTGAAGGAAGACCTCCTTGCGCTCAATGAGGCGCTGGACCGCTTCGCCGGGATCGACCCCGAGGCCGCAAAGCTCGTTCACCTCCGGTACTTCGCGGGGCTGTCTCTGGCCGAGTGCGCGGCGGCGATGGGCGTCTCGCCGCGGACCGCGGACCGGCTGTGGGCGTACGCCCGCGCTTGGCTCCGGGACGCTGTCGGGCCCGAGGCGTGA
- a CDS encoding IS5 family transposase — translation MRSRHTISDADWARIEPLLPKYGPAGTKRRFIDAVLFVGKTGIPWRDLPDRFGDWNGVWKRFDRWSRAGLWQKLFDALQDPDLEWLILDSTVIRAHPCAAGAKNSPTEPEAKRSRRWAEAGAGSELRSTSE, via the coding sequence ATGCGGTCCCGCCACACCATTTCGGACGCCGACTGGGCTCGCATTGAGCCGCTGCTGCCCAAGTATGGTCCGGCGGGAACCAAGCGGCGGTTCATCGATGCGGTTCTGTTCGTGGGCAAGACCGGGATCCCGTGGCGTGACCTGCCGGACCGGTTCGGGGACTGGAACGGGGTGTGGAAGCGGTTCGACCGTTGGTCCCGAGCGGGGCTCTGGCAGAAGCTGTTCGATGCGCTCCAGGATCCGGACCTGGAGTGGTTGATCCTCGATTCGACGGTGATCCGGGCGCACCCGTGCGCCGCTGGTGCGAAAAACAGTCCGACGGAACCGGAGGCCAAGAGGAGCAGGCGTTGGGCCGAAGCCGGGGCGGGTTCGGAACTAAGATCCACGTCCGAGTGA
- a CDS encoding transposase, which produces MRPKRQSIRATPAHATRHLRPVLTDWLGRAVQLPKRRRTCTPEVVWRVVLFAAAFARSVAAACAAIADAPSGQAIWDCLYLTLPKRRRTLERRLRPALHAPLGKRKRAARVAIDYHRIGYFGTPNRDTTRSKGAGGTHTFHTYATACLVGGPDRYTLGLTAVGEKEPMTAVLTRLLDQVTAARVTVRVALLDKAFFSIAVMRLLQARGVPFVIPAVVRGRKPRPGVKGVGLRAVRRRGAGRYAYTHADRGTSVRVHVVIAHKSYRYRRTGGRRSKKLLYAAWRVSGSPVAIRDLYRTRFGIESSYRQLGQVRPRTSTTDGVVRLLWVAVGLILRNAWLWSRSARGLGWTLAAVCLILLADGLAPTDGENKSITTARSANKTKPPT; this is translated from the coding sequence ATGCGACCCAAACGTCAGTCTATCCGAGCCACCCCGGCCCACGCCACCCGGCACCTCCGTCCGGTCCTGACCGACTGGCTCGGCCGTGCGGTCCAACTGCCCAAGCGTCGCCGCACCTGTACACCCGAGGTGGTGTGGCGGGTGGTGCTGTTCGCCGCGGCGTTCGCCCGCTCGGTGGCCGCGGCCTGTGCCGCGATCGCCGACGCCCCGTCCGGGCAGGCCATCTGGGATTGCTTGTACCTCACGCTGCCCAAGCGGCGCCGCACCCTCGAGCGGCGGTTGCGGCCGGCCCTCCACGCCCCGCTCGGCAAGCGGAAGCGGGCGGCTCGGGTCGCGATCGACTACCACCGGATCGGGTACTTCGGGACGCCGAACCGGGACACCACCCGGTCCAAGGGGGCCGGCGGCACCCACACGTTCCACACGTACGCCACCGCGTGCCTCGTCGGGGGACCGGACCGGTACACGCTCGGGTTGACGGCCGTGGGCGAGAAGGAGCCGATGACCGCGGTGCTCACCCGGCTGTTGGATCAGGTGACGGCGGCACGGGTTACGGTCCGGGTCGCGCTGCTGGACAAGGCGTTCTTCTCGATCGCGGTGATGCGGTTGCTCCAGGCGCGGGGTGTGCCGTTCGTGATCCCGGCCGTGGTCCGGGGCCGCAAGCCCCGGCCCGGGGTGAAGGGGGTCGGGTTGCGGGCCGTGCGGCGGCGGGGCGCGGGTCGATATGCGTACACCCACGCGGATCGGGGCACCTCGGTGCGGGTGCACGTGGTGATCGCTCACAAGAGCTACCGGTACCGGCGGACCGGGGGCCGGCGGAGCAAGAAGTTACTGTACGCGGCGTGGCGGGTGAGCGGGAGCCCGGTGGCGATTCGGGACCTGTACCGGACCCGATTCGGGATCGAGAGCAGCTACCGCCAGTTGGGGCAGGTTCGGCCCCGGACCTCGACCACCGATGGGGTCGTGCGACTCCTGTGGGTGGCCGTCGGGCTGATCCTGCGTAACGCCTGGTTGTGGTCCCGCTCAGCCCGCGGCCTCGGGTGGACACTGGCGGCGGTATGCCTGATACTGTTGGCCGATGGGCTGGCACCTACAGATGGCGAAAATAAGTCCATTACTACTGCACGATCGGCCAACAAAACCAAGCCGCCAACTTGA
- a CDS encoding DEAD/DEAH box helicase, which yields MQPGLILTGPLFHEPVRVETVAPASGGGFTLGVVGLTTERFRKVNLDPAQLAQLQVVKATSDFAGDGALIRLGIQADALGIAYEFDPYFALSISRVDPLPHQLEAVYDYLLKLARVRFLLADDAGAGKTVMSGLLIRELKLRGLAERVLVVCPANLAFQWQRELREKFDEKFVVMKGSDIRDQFGVNRWADEPRVITSLDLAKRDDILPGLKQTRWDLVIVDEAHRMSWSPPAKKTARYALGELLRDSTDHLLLLTATPHKGDPANFSLFLQLLDPDVYAGTASIKEAMNQGVQDRVCNEAAVRR from the coding sequence GTGCAACCCGGACTGATCCTCACCGGCCCGCTGTTCCACGAGCCGGTGCGCGTCGAGACCGTCGCGCCCGCCTCAGGCGGCGGGTTCACCCTCGGCGTGGTCGGGCTGACCACCGAGCGGTTCCGCAAGGTCAACCTCGACCCGGCGCAACTCGCGCAACTCCAGGTCGTGAAGGCCACGTCGGACTTCGCGGGCGACGGGGCGCTAATCCGGCTCGGCATCCAGGCCGACGCGCTCGGCATCGCCTACGAGTTCGACCCGTACTTCGCGCTCTCCATTTCCCGCGTCGATCCGCTCCCGCACCAGCTCGAAGCCGTCTACGATTACCTCCTCAAGCTCGCCCGCGTGCGTTTCCTGCTCGCCGACGACGCCGGGGCGGGCAAAACGGTCATGTCCGGGCTGCTGATCCGCGAGCTCAAGCTCCGCGGGCTGGCCGAGCGCGTCCTGGTCGTGTGCCCGGCGAACCTCGCGTTCCAGTGGCAGCGCGAGCTGCGCGAGAAGTTCGACGAGAAGTTCGTGGTCATGAAGGGGTCCGACATCCGGGACCAGTTCGGGGTGAACCGGTGGGCCGACGAGCCCCGGGTCATCACATCACTCGACCTCGCCAAGCGGGACGACATCCTTCCGGGCCTGAAGCAGACCCGGTGGGACCTCGTGATCGTGGACGAGGCGCACCGCATGTCATGGTCCCCGCCGGCCAAGAAGACCGCCCGGTACGCGCTCGGCGAGCTGCTCCGCGACTCCACCGATCACCTGCTCCTGCTCACCGCCACCCCGCACAAAGGCGACCCGGCCAACTTCAGCCTGTTCCTCCAACTGCTCGACCCGGACGTGTACGCGGGCACCGCGTCCATCAAGGAGGCCATGAACCAGGGGGTGCAGGACCGGGTTTGTAATGAGGCAGCGGTTCGCCGGTAG
- a CDS encoding DNA polymerase: MAVDTRAWVALAESAGADHARLADAMDAAAPNPRALPGRETRNWDSPSQVKAAFAQLGFALAATDDDDTLAGIAHPLGALVREYRAAAKRLSTYGRVWVEKHVQDGAVLPSWNQLGAESGRMSCSDPNLQQVPRGSAHRRCFTARPEHPLVKADYSQTELRIAAKVAREKVMMAAYADGRDLHALTAARVLNKDEDAVTKDDRQLAKPN; encoded by the coding sequence GTGGCCGTCGATACCCGCGCTTGGGTCGCGCTCGCCGAGAGCGCAGGTGCAGACCACGCGCGGCTCGCGGACGCCATGGACGCGGCGGCCCCGAACCCGCGCGCCCTGCCCGGCAGGGAGACCCGGAACTGGGACAGCCCGTCACAGGTCAAGGCCGCGTTCGCGCAGCTCGGGTTCGCGCTAGCGGCCACCGACGACGACGACACCCTGGCGGGCATCGCCCACCCGCTCGGCGCTCTGGTACGCGAGTACCGTGCGGCCGCCAAACGGCTCAGTACCTACGGCCGTGTGTGGGTCGAGAAGCACGTCCAGGATGGTGCCGTGCTACCATCCTGGAACCAGCTCGGGGCCGAGTCCGGGCGCATGAGCTGTTCCGATCCGAACCTGCAGCAGGTGCCCCGCGGGTCCGCGCACCGGCGGTGCTTCACGGCCCGGCCCGAGCACCCCCTGGTGAAGGCCGATTACTCACAGACCGAGCTGCGGATCGCCGCCAAGGTGGCGCGCGAGAAGGTTATGATGGCGGCGTACGCGGACGGCCGCGACCTGCACGCGCTCACCGCCGCGCGGGTGCTGAATAAGGACGAAGACGCGGTCACCAAGGATGACCGCCAGCTCGCCAAGCCCAACTGA
- a CDS encoding transposase, with amino-acid sequence MPTRLLLSPGQDADITHAEELLAGAPPAVTIGDKGYDKQELVDGIEARGGEAVIPSRKNRAEQRHIDTDRYKDRNLVERFWAKANTVRRSLAPGGAMAIV; translated from the coding sequence TTGCCCACCCGGTTGCTGCTGAGCCCGGGCCAAGACGCGGACATCACGCACGCTGAGGAGTTGCTGGCCGGGGCTCCACCGGCGGTGACCATCGGCGACAAGGGATATGACAAACAGGAACTCGTGGATGGCATTGAGGCCCGGGGTGGCGAGGCGGTGATTCCGAGCCGCAAGAACCGGGCCGAGCAGCGGCACATCGATACCGACCGGTACAAGGACCGCAATCTGGTCGAGCGGTTCTGGGCTAAGGCCAATACCGTTCGTCGAAGCCTCGCTCCAGGGGGGGCGATGGCGATCGTGTAA